Part of the Thermoanaerobaculia bacterium genome is shown below.
TGACCTCTTCGTCGTCGACGACCAGGACGTTCATCGGCTCATTCTAACCGGGGCGTCCCCCGCGCGCCCTCACGCCCGTGGAAGGAAGACCGTCGCGACGGCGCCCCCGCCTTCGCGCGGCGCGAGGCGGATCTCGCCGCCGTGCCGCTCGACGATCTCCCGCGCGATCGTGAGGCCGAGACCGGTCCCTCCCGACTGGCGCGTCGTGAAGAACGGCTCGAAGGCGCGCCGCGCTTCCTCCTCCGTCAGGCCCTTCCCCCGGTCGGCGATCTCGGTCCTCCAGCGCTCCGGCTCCGCCGCGACGCTCACCTCGACGGTCCCGCCGTCCGGCGACGCGTCGCGCCCGTTGATGAGGAGGTTGACGAACACCTGCTCGAGCTCGCGGGCGTCGCCGCGGGACGGCAGGGGAGAGCCGATTCCGCGGACCTCGACCCGCACCGCGCGGGCGGCGAACGCCGGCTCCGAGGACTCGATCGCGTCGTGCAGGACGCGGGCGAGGTCGACCGCGTCGTGGGTCCCGTGGCGTCCGCGCGCGAACTCGAGGAGGTTTCCGACGAGCCGGGAGGCGCGGAAGGTCTGGCGCTCCATCTTCTTCAAGATCGCGTAGCGGGGATCGGCGTGGTCGGTGTCGGCGAGCAGCATCTGGGCGTACGAGGAGATGCCGGCGAGCGGCGTGTTGACCTCGTGCGCCACTCCCGCCGCCAGCACGCCGAGCGAGGCGAGGCGTTCCTTCTCGGAGAGCCCCTTCTCGAGCGCGATCCGTTCGGTGATGTCGTCGAAGATGACGACGCGAGAGGTCGCGGAGCCGCGCAGCGGCGACGCGGAGATGCGGTAGATCCGCGCCTCGCCGCGCCGGTTCGCCGTCTGCACGTCGAACGAACGCTCGGCAGTCCCCCCGTCGAGCTCTCCGGCCGGAATCTCCGGAAGGATCTCGGCGAGCGGCCGCCCGACCAGGTCCTTCTCGGCGGCTTCGATCAGCTTCTCGAAGGCGGGGTTGACCGAGACGAGCCGTCCGCCCGCGTCGAGCACGACGATCCCGGCCGAGGAGGACCGGATCACCCCCTCCTGGAATTCCTGGAGGCCGCGGATCTCGTCCATGCGGCGCTCGAGCGCGCGATAGAGCTCGGAGTTCTCGACGGCGAGAGAGGCCTGCGCGAGGACGGTCGCCAGCAGGGCGTGGTCTTCGCTCGACAGCGGGACCTTCCCTTCCTTCGTTCCGACCGCGAGGGCGCCGACGACCCGCCCTCCCGACTTCAGCGCCAGCAGATGGCGATAGCCGTCGTCGTGGAGGCGGAGGAACGTCAGGTCTTCGCCCGACGGGAACGTGACCGAACGGATCCGAATGGAATCGGCGGCGGAAAGCTTCTCGAGGAGCGCCTCGCCCGAGATCCCGGGCGGAAGCGGGCGGTCGAACAGGAAGAGCCGGCACGGCGAGACCTTGAGCGCCTCGGAGACGGCCGACGCGAGCGCTTCGGCCAGCAGCGCGGTGTCGCGAACTCCGCGCCATTCGCGCGAGAAGTCGAGGAGCGCGCGCCGGGCGCGGTAGGTCTCCCCGTACTGGATCCGCTCGATCGCGTTGGAGAACCGGCGCTTGACCGGAACGAGCAGGGAGGCGAGGAAGAGGCCCGACCCGAACGCGAGGAGGTTTTTCGCTTCCGAGGCGAAGCCGACGAGCACGCGGTTCAGGAGCGTGTTGACGACGACGAACGACGCGGCGCCGAGGAAGACCGCCGCGGTCGTGGCGACCGCCTCCCGCGCGAAGATGTCGACGTCCCAGAGACGCCAGCGCCAGAGCGCATACGCGAAGCCGAGCGGCACGAAGACGAGCGGCACGACGCCCGCGCACGCCGCCCAGGTGCTCGACAGCCCGAACGCCCGCGGGATCACGTAGAGCAGCAGGAACGGCGAGAGGCCGAACGTCGTGCCGAGCGCGATCCAGCGCGCCTGTCGCTGCGACGAAGCGTCGGCCCGGTTGCGCGCCGCGTTGACGATGCGCACGATGGCGGCGGCCGTGTACGCGGCGAAGTAGAAGAGCCAGAATCGCTCGAGGAGCTCGACCCAGAACGAAAGGCGCGGCGCGGAGACGGCTCCCGGCACCGAGAGCGCGATCTGCCCGCCGAGATAGAGCGCCGGGAGCAGGTAGATCGCGGCCGCCCGTCGTCGGGCCGGACGCGGGAACACGAGGAAGAAGTGCAGGAGGAGCGCCGGAGCGAGAGCGCGGTAGAAATCCTCCGCCAGCCAGATCGTCTTCCAGATTCCGTCGACGGGGCCCGACGGGGTCAGGACGTCGATCGCGAACGAGCTCACGCAGAAGAGCGTGAAAAGCGCGGTCGCCGTCGTCCGCTCGCGGCCGAGTGTGACGAGACCGATCAGAAGGTAGAGGATCCCGACGAACGCGAGGAAGAGGTACGGGAGGTCGATGCGCGGCGCCGGCGCGCCGGTGGCCGCTTCGGCGACTTCGTTGCCGCGGACGACGGCGAGCGCGTGGGGGAACGGAGGCCTCGAGAGCGTGCCCAGCGGGTCGGCGAGGCCGGCGACGGGCTGCCCGTCGACGAGGACGATCCGGTCTCCGGCGCGGAGCGTCGACGCCGTCGATTCCGGATCCGGCGGCGTGATCACCTCGATCTCGCCGCGTCCCGCCCGCGCGTTCATTTCGATCCGCGAAAACGACTCGATCTTGCGCTGGAACGAAAGGAACGCGACGGCGAGAGCGCCTCCGAGAAAAAGGAGGAAACCCGCTCCCAGGAGCAATTTCCTCAGCTCTCGCATTCGGCGAGACCATTCAGCAACGCGGGTGCCATCGGTCCGACGATTCGGATCGCGGCAAGTCGCGTGTTTTTAAACGATTGACGACGGGGCGTTCCGGGGTTCAATCGGTTTCATTCAACCGTTCGGATGACATCCAAAACTTTGGAAGTCTTTTCCCCTGCGAAAGTTCTGATTTGGGTCGGATCCTCCGGGGCGGGGCGCCCCGCGCAAGGGTCAGAACGAGACCGAAAGGCCGCCCATCAAGCGATGCTTCAGCAGCGCGGTCTCCTCGACGGCCGGATCGGCCAGCGGCGTGGCGTCCGTCTCGTAGGCGACGATCAGCCGCCAGGCCGAGCCGAACGGGTCGAAGCCGAGGACGGTGAGGTCCTGGCCGACCGAAACGCGGAACATCTCGGAGTAGTTCTCGGCGCGCGACGCGTCGCCCTGCAGGACCTGCCGGACCCGGCGAAGGGCGCACGATACATCGGTGCGCGTGGGACGCAGCGTGACCGAGGCGGTGCCCGCATAGTAGCTCCCGTCGCTCGACGCGAGCGCGAACGCCTGCCGGGAGGAGTCGGCGAGGCGCCCCGAGATCCACCCGGTCTCGGCCGTGACCGCTCCGTCGAAGAGGTCCGAAAGTCGCGCGGACGCCGATCCGGAAAGCTTTTCGAGCCGGTTCCCATCGAAGAGATAGATGCTGCCGACGTCCAGCAGCAGATCGCCGTCGAAGTAGAGGCGGAGCGGCTCGGCGATGTCGGAGGCGCTCGCGCGGAGCTCGAGCGTGCCGTCGCGCCCCGACCCGACGGTGAGGGCCGCCGAGGCGTCGGAGGAGACGGCCGTCTGCCACTCGTCGCCGGAGACGACGCGCGGCGCCGACGCCGCGAGCACTCCGGCGGGGGAGGAGGACACGCCGCGCGCGGCGGAGATCACGAGCGACGCGTCGCTTCCGAGCCGCAGCCGGACGAGGCCGCCGGGAGAGACGACCGACCCGGCCGATCCGGCCCGGGCGCTCACGCGGGCGCCCACGGAAACAGGTCCGCCGACCGAGCGCTCCGCGGCGGCCGAAAGGCCGGCGTCGAGCAGAGACCCGCGGCGCGGGTCTCCCGGATCGACGGAGTCGGAGAGCGCGCGGCGGTACACCTGGAGCGTCACCGCCGCGCGGCTTTCCTCGGTTTCCCGCGACCACCGGCCGCGGATCTCGTCCTGCCGCGTCGCCGCCGGGAGCCGCTCCGCGGCGACCGACGTCGCCCGGTCGAACCCGTCGTCCGAGCGCCGCGACACCGACCATTCCATGCGTCCCGCCGTCTCGAACTCGTGGTCGAATCGCACCGCTTCCCGCTGGAGCGAGGCCGGCACGCCGTCGGGCGACGCGAAGTTGCGTCCCGCGTAGGTCAGCGCGAGGCCGGTGTCGGGGGAAGCCGCGATCAGGAGAACGCCGTCGCGGGCGGTTCCCTCCGCGAGGCGCGAAACGTCATGGTCGGGAGTCAGCGACGCGTACGAGCCGCGGAAGGAGTACTGCAGCGCGCCGGGCAGGCTGCCGAAGAGGTTCGCTTCGGTCCGCGAGAACCCCCCGCCCGAGCCCGCGACGTTCGTGCGGTTCGAGACGTCGCCGTTGACGACCCGCGCCAGGCGGATCTGTTCCGCCGCGGTCGCTCGGTAGGGCTCGGCCGCCGATTCGGACGTGATCTCGCGGAGGACGTCGGCGGGAAGCCGGTCGCGCCAGGACCACACGTCGACTTCGCTCTTGCCGAGCGCCGGGGCCTTCGCCGGGACGAGGTCGATCGCGATCGTCGAGACCGCGGGCGTCGACTGATGCCACAGCCGGATCAGGGACGGATAGAAGCCGGTCTTGTAGGCGATGACGTCGTAGACTCCGGCGGGCACGGACTCGACCTGGAACGACCCGTCCGGCTGGGTGCGCGCGCGGTTCAAGCGCGCGTCCGACACGCCATAGACGAAGACGAGCGCTCCGGGGATGGGGACCTGGAGATGCTTGACGATTCCGGCCACGGGGGCGGCCTCTCCCGAGGCGGCGGACGCCGCGGCGAGCGACAAAACCAAGATCAAGCCGGACCCGCGTACTCGGCTCATATCGATCCAGCGAGGAGCGTATACCGGACCCAAAGGGAAGTCAAAAGCCGCCCTCCCGCCGGAACATCCCCGCGATCACGTGGCGGACGATCGCCGGATTTTCCTTGAGCCGGCGCAAAGAGTAGCCTTTCCAGGAAGTTCCGAACGGGACGTAGACCCTCAGGCGGTGCCCCTGCCGGAGGATGAGGCGCCGGAGGCCGACGGCGACCCCCATCAGCATCTGGAACTCGTAGTCCTCCCGGCGGGCGCCGTGCCGTTCGATCGAATGGAGCGCCTCGAGAACCATCGCCTCGTCGTGGGTGGCGATCCCGACCGGGAGTCGGGCCTCGAGCATCCGGTCGGCGGCATAGGCGTAGCTGCGGCGGATGAGGTCCGGATCTCGGAAGGCGATCTCCCGAGGCTCGACGTAGATACCCTTGCAGATCCGGACGCTCCACCGTTCGGCGATCGCGCGCGCGACATCCGCCTGGGTCCGCCGGAGATAGGCCTGCAGGACGATTCCCACGTTGTCGAACTCCGGGCGGGCCCGGCGGAAGAGATCGAGCGTCGCCTGGGTGACCGACGAGTCCTCCATGTCGATCCGGACGAAGTTGCCGCGCCGGCGGGCGTCCGCCGCGACCTCGCGGAAGTTCTCCCAGGCGAGCTCCGGGTCGAACTTCAGCCCCATCGCGGAGAGCTTGACGGAGATGTTCGAGTCGAGCTGACGCTCGGCGATCCCGGCGAGCGCCCGCTGATATTCCTCGACGAAGAACCGCGTCTCTTTGCGCCGCGTGACGTCCTCGCCGAGGACGTCGAGCGTCGCCGACGCTCCTTCCCGATTGAGCCGCGACACGGCGTCGAGCGCGTCGGCGAGGGTCTCGCCGGCGACGTAGCGCGAAGCGACCTTGCGGATGACCGGCGACG
Proteins encoded:
- a CDS encoding ATP-binding protein, yielding MRELRKLLLGAGFLLFLGGALAVAFLSFQRKIESFSRIEMNARAGRGEIEVITPPDPESTASTLRAGDRIVLVDGQPVAGLADPLGTLSRPPFPHALAVVRGNEVAEAATGAPAPRIDLPYLFLAFVGILYLLIGLVTLGRERTTATALFTLFCVSSFAIDVLTPSGPVDGIWKTIWLAEDFYRALAPALLLHFFLVFPRPARRRAAAIYLLPALYLGGQIALSVPGAVSAPRLSFWVELLERFWLFYFAAYTAAAIVRIVNAARNRADASSQRQARWIALGTTFGLSPFLLLYVIPRAFGLSSTWAACAGVVPLVFVPLGFAYALWRWRLWDVDIFAREAVATTAAVFLGAASFVVVNTLLNRVLVGFASEAKNLLAFGSGLFLASLLVPVKRRFSNAIERIQYGETYRARRALLDFSREWRGVRDTALLAEALASAVSEALKVSPCRLFLFDRPLPPGISGEALLEKLSAADSIRIRSVTFPSGEDLTFLRLHDDGYRHLLALKSGGRVVGALAVGTKEGKVPLSSEDHALLATVLAQASLAVENSELYRALERRMDEIRGLQEFQEGVIRSSSAGIVVLDAGGRLVSVNPAFEKLIEAAEKDLVGRPLAEILPEIPAGELDGGTAERSFDVQTANRRGEARIYRISASPLRGSATSRVVIFDDITERIALEKGLSEKERLASLGVLAAGVAHEVNTPLAGISSYAQMLLADTDHADPRYAILKKMERQTFRASRLVGNLLEFARGRHGTHDAVDLARVLHDAIESSEPAFAARAVRVEVRGIGSPLPSRGDARELEQVFVNLLINGRDASPDGGTVEVSVAAEPERWRTEIADRGKGLTEEEARRAFEPFFTTRQSGGTGLGLTIAREIVERHGGEIRLAPREGGGAVATVFLPRA
- a CDS encoding carboxypeptidase-like regulatory domain-containing protein, with the translated sequence MILVLSLAAASAASGEAAPVAGIVKHLQVPIPGALVFVYGVSDARLNRARTQPDGSFQVESVPAGVYDVIAYKTGFYPSLIRLWHQSTPAVSTIAIDLVPAKAPALGKSEVDVWSWRDRLPADVLREITSESAAEPYRATAAEQIRLARVVNGDVSNRTNVAGSGGGFSRTEANLFGSLPGALQYSFRGSYASLTPDHDVSRLAEGTARDGVLLIAASPDTGLALTYAGRNFASPDGVPASLQREAVRFDHEFETAGRMEWSVSRRSDDGFDRATSVAAERLPAATRQDEIRGRWSRETEESRAAVTLQVYRRALSDSVDPGDPRRGSLLDAGLSAAAERSVGGPVSVGARVSARAGSAGSVVSPGGLVRLRLGSDASLVISAARGVSSSPAGVLAASAPRVVSGDEWQTAVSSDASAALTVGSGRDGTLELRASASDIAEPLRLYFDGDLLLDVGSIYLFDGNRLEKLSGSASARLSDLFDGAVTAETGWISGRLADSSRQAFALASSDGSYYAGTASVTLRPTRTDVSCALRRVRQVLQGDASRAENYSEMFRVSVGQDLTVLGFDPFGSAWRLIVAYETDATPLADPAVEETALLKHRLMGGLSVSF
- a CDS encoding proline dehydrogenase family protein; protein product: MSLFDRAVAASLPFVPSPVIRKVASRYVAGETLADALDAVSRLNREGASATLDVLGEDVTRRKETRFFVEEYQRALAGIAERQLDSNISVKLSAMGLKFDPELAWENFREVAADARRRGNFVRIDMEDSSVTQATLDLFRRARPEFDNVGIVLQAYLRRTQADVARAIAERWSVRICKGIYVEPREIAFRDPDLIRRSYAYAADRMLEARLPVGIATHDEAMVLEALHSIERHGARREDYEFQMLMGVAVGLRRLILRQGHRLRVYVPFGTSWKGYSLRRLKENPAIVRHVIAGMFRREGGF